In the Armatimonadota bacterium genome, one interval contains:
- a CDS encoding Gfo/Idh/MocA family oxidoreductase: MQKKDSISRRGFLKGSAASAVLLTTGAAKIAQGAWAAGSDVMRIGVIGCGGRGTGAAINCIETGLPVKIVALGDLFQDRLDSCFKRLTEDEKLKNNVDISRERCFTGFDNYLKVINAGVDMVILASPPGFRPSHLKAAVEAGKHVFMEKPVAVDAPGVRTVLECGEIAAQKGLGIVAGTQRRHQLSYIETIKRIHEGAIGDIVSGTCYWNQGGLWNHGRKPEWTDMEWQCRNWLYFTWLSGDHIVEQHVHNLDVINWALQAHPVKCVGMGGRQVRTDPAYGHIYDHFCIDYEYPNGVHVMSMCRQIDGCANNVSERVIGTKGWSNCANMIRGEIEWKYEGANPSPYVQENKDLIESIRSGKPLNEAKQIAESCLTAIMGRMSAYTGQEITWEQALNSKEDLMPPKLEFGPLPVAPVAMPGKTPFI; the protein is encoded by the coding sequence GTGCAAAAGAAGGATTCGATTTCACGAAGGGGCTTTCTAAAAGGGTCGGCTGCTTCAGCGGTGCTTTTGACTACCGGAGCAGCGAAAATTGCTCAGGGAGCCTGGGCTGCAGGGTCCGACGTAATGCGAATCGGTGTGATTGGATGTGGCGGACGTGGTACGGGCGCGGCTATTAACTGCATCGAAACTGGATTGCCTGTGAAAATTGTTGCGCTTGGGGATCTTTTTCAGGACCGCCTTGATAGCTGCTTCAAACGGTTAACAGAAGATGAGAAGCTTAAGAATAACGTGGATATCTCGCGCGAACGGTGCTTTACGGGCTTCGACAACTATCTTAAAGTCATCAATGCTGGCGTGGATATGGTGATACTTGCCTCTCCTCCAGGTTTCCGCCCATCACATCTTAAAGCCGCTGTTGAAGCTGGAAAACATGTGTTCATGGAAAAGCCGGTTGCTGTTGATGCTCCTGGGGTGAGAACAGTGTTGGAATGTGGCGAAATTGCTGCTCAGAAGGGACTTGGTATAGTTGCTGGAACGCAAAGAAGACATCAGCTTTCCTATATAGAGACAATAAAAAGGATTCACGAGGGCGCAATAGGCGATATAGTGTCTGGAACATGTTATTGGAATCAAGGTGGCCTTTGGAATCATGGGCGTAAGCCGGAATGGACGGACATGGAGTGGCAGTGTAGGAATTGGCTATACTTTACTTGGCTATCGGGTGATCATATTGTCGAGCAGCATGTTCACAATCTGGACGTAATTAATTGGGCACTCCAAGCCCATCCCGTAAAATGTGTTGGTATGGGAGGGCGCCAAGTTCGTACGGACCCGGCATATGGACATATCTACGATCATTTTTGCATTGACTACGAATATCCAAATGGCGTCCATGTGATGAGCATGTGTCGGCAAATTGATGGTTGCGCCAACAATGTTTCGGAACGTGTAATAGGAACGAAAGGGTGGTCGAACTGCGCCAATATGATTCGCGGAGAGATTGAATGGAAGTACGAAGGTGCGAATCCAAGTCCATATGTTCAAGAAAATAAGGACTTGATTGAAAGTATTCGTTCAGGAAAACCGTTGAACGAAGCAAAACAAATAGCCGAAAGCTGCCTTACCGCAATCATGGGTAGAATGTCAGCCTATACAGGGCAGGAGATAACTTGGGAGCAGGCACTCAATTCGAAGGAAGACCTAATGCCACCAAAGCTAGAGTTCGGTCCGCTTCCAGTTGCACCAGTTGCTATGCCTGGAAAGACTCCTTTTATTTAG
- a CDS encoding formylglycine-generating enzyme family protein, with protein sequence MVIMMCLIKAEGANKQPEERPISYTERIPGTLVKFEMVGVPGGEILMPDPAKKGATKRIKIKPFWIGKTEVTWDEYDVFVFKLDVPEGTSENKDAVSRPSKPYGTVDRGFGHKGYPAINVSYFGAEQYCKWLSAKTGRKYRLPTEAEWEYACRAGMPPPEKDKLAEFAWFWQEKTQPVGKKSPNAWGIYDMLGNVAEWCTDLSGKPVLCGGAFDDMAKTISPTARKYQDESWQANDPQSPKSKWWLSDAPFAGFRVIRVK encoded by the coding sequence ATGGTCATCATGATGTGCCTTATAAAGGCTGAGGGGGCGAATAAACAACCAGAAGAGCGTCCCATTTCTTATACAGAAAGGATTCCTGGAACGCTTGTAAAATTTGAAATGGTCGGTGTCCCAGGTGGTGAGATTCTAATGCCCGACCCGGCGAAGAAGGGTGCAACTAAGCGAATTAAGATAAAGCCTTTCTGGATTGGCAAGACAGAGGTCACGTGGGATGAGTATGATGTTTTTGTGTTTAAGCTCGATGTGCCAGAAGGGACGTCAGAAAACAAGGATGCCGTTTCTAGGCCAAGCAAACCTTACGGGACGGTTGATCGCGGATTTGGACATAAAGGCTATCCAGCAATAAATGTTTCCTATTTTGGCGCTGAACAATACTGCAAGTGGCTTTCGGCAAAAACTGGCCGAAAGTATCGCTTGCCAACCGAAGCAGAGTGGGAATATGCTTGCCGTGCTGGGATGCCTCCTCCTGAAAAAGATAAACTTGCAGAGTTTGCTTGGTTTTGGCAGGAAAAGACTCAGCCAGTTGGAAAAAAATCTCCAAATGCATGGGGAATCTATGACATGCTTGGAAATGTCGCGGAATGGTGTACGGATTTGTCGGGGAAACCGGTACTCTGTGGTGGTGCATTCGATGATATGGCGAAAACAATATCGCCCACAGCGCGGAAGTATCAAGACGAATCGTGGCAGGCAAATGACCCTCAAAGCCCAAAGAGCAAGTGGTGGCTTTCCGACGCACCATTTGCAGGTTTTAGGGTAATCAGGGTGAAGTAA